TACTTTGAACCCTAACTACTCCATGGctgcatctagctccaactcctcctAGTGGTCGGCACCATCCTAGGGCACCATCATGAGAAGAACACCGGCTTCTAGCGGAGGAGGCTACAACGGGAGCGGACCGCCCATCCTATGCCGTGTTGAGAACCACCCTTACGCATACCAGCCATCACTCTTGTGTCGCTGCGGCTTGAAGACGCCTCAATGGATTTCgtggagtgatggaaacccaGGACGTCGGTACCACAGATGCTACAGGGCAAATAGTGTAACTcaatttctttcttgttcattctgTTTTTGCAATGCAAATGCCGAAATCTCgctgtacttatggtaatttggttttttcgTAGCCCAACTTAGATTGTGGGTTCTTTAAGTGGCACGATCCCTAATATGGAAAAATTCTaaggactttgattttggatttacgtaacaagatttggaagctgaaggcggaggccaatgttacaacaaatgaagaacatctgcaggaggaggaagagattatgccacaGGTTGAAGAAATGACTAGGGTTccaattgaaagcatctaggcccctagttggatttcggtgattaatgtcaatacaaagattactatgactaacgtgtgttttgcagagacaattaagttaggtcatggtaatggagatcgattgggcaatcgagattgtcatgcccctacgatggaaatcgtttcggttttcaaaggatggacgacaaggtaaggataactagttctaagtgtcgattgaagttggagagacacttagagtagtttaggactttattttttcctttggccatactatgaaggggggtatgaatgggtagcttgacctagttgagtctagtgagttaggtgtggtgcacacttgttaaaactagctctaggtagctcctatgaatgcctaagatcctttggagcaaacttcattcacatatgttcagaagttggaagtgaatggagggtcaaatactgaccggacgctggcttcggtgcgaccggacgctggccgcagggtccggtcagttcatttgaccgagaagatcaagtctggtgtgaccggacgctgggaggtcatgtgaccggacgctgagggccagcgtccggtcaactccagtaagggtccagacttagaaaagtgcgaccggacgcgtccggtcagtgtgaccggaccctgagtatccagcgtccggtcgtttacagtaagcatccaagagcgaccggacgcgtccggtcggtactgaccggaccctgacagcgtccggtcatcacttgaatgctggttcgcgggttgaactgaccggagcgtccggtcatcacgaccggagcatccggtcatcccgcagaagctcataacggttcgtttttcaggctggcttataaatagaagctccactcatgagtggagcatcctttgctcattccaacagctaagaaacacgtttgtgagtgccaagaagagcaagatcctagtgaggtgtttgtgatttgagaatccaagagagtagcctcactagcaaatcaagagtagcaaagtgtgcatccatcttctcattaggcttcgcgtggtcaagtgagagttcgtgcttgttactcttggtgatcgccatcacctagacggcttggtggtgattgggagtttggtgttcacccggcggagcttgtgggtgacccaactcaagttgtgagcggctttgggtgattcgccgcgacggagtgtcgaagaatcaacccgtagagagcacttgatccttgcgcggatcaagggggagctacacccttgcgcgggtgctccaacgaggactagtggggagtggcgactctccgatacctcagcaaaacatcgccgcgttcctttctctctctacttactttgagctcttactttgagtatttactttgagcaaattcaatacttgttttacatccatagaattgcttgctagagtaagtttggaacataggttgagaggctgttgtgcattagtttgattcaaacacttttctaggcacaaggggttaattgggctatccgtaggatttgattattgcaagagaatttagaattagcccaattcaccccccctcttgggcatcttgatcctttcaattggtatcagagcctcgtgctcacgtttttaagcttaatcgcttagagcaagatgtctcacggggatggacctcctcctatctttgagggagatgattttccatattggaaaatccgcatggaggcatacttagaagctctagatgttggaattcttagagccgcctctcaagggttccccacACCTAGGAATGccacacaacttcaaggcgatgaagtgaattatgagaaatggaatgcaaaggctcgcaacaccatttttagaggcctttgcaaagaggtgttcaatcgtgtaaggaaccacaaagacgcccatgctctatggtcggacgtttgtgcgctccatgagggaaccaagagtgagcgtgaggaacgctatcatcttgtgattaaaaagctaaattcttttgagatgtttcccaaagaaagtgctaatgagatgtattctcgattaaatgttcttgtagaggaagtcaatgggcttggacttactcaaatgtcaccatccgaagttgcatcttgtttcaagaaatttgccaagagagctcaaaatgaatttgaagtgaagctcaagaagataaggagtgacaatggcaaagagtttgacaacacaaatatagaagcttattgtgatgaagttggaatcaaatatgaagtctccgcaacctatactcctcaacaaaatggtgtagttgagaggaagaaccggactttgatcactcttgcaaggacaatgctagatgagtacaacacccccgaagctctatgggcggaagcaatcaacaccgcatgttatgcatccaaccgcctatttcttcaaaagttccttgtcaagacaccatatgagttgctaaatgggaagaagccggacgtctccttctttagggtgtttggttgcaagtgctacatctacaagaagcggcaacacctagggaagtttcaaaggcgttgtgatataggttttcttgttggttactcattgaagtccaaagcatatagagtatttaatcatgccaccggcttggttgaagaaacatatgatgtggaatttgatgaatctaacggctcccaaggagcacatgagaatcttgatgatgtaggtgatgaaccattgagggaggctatgaagaatattccggtgggagacatcaagccaaaagatgataaagatgatgtacaagtcattaatcaaccctcttcatcaaatgtaccacaagatggtgaaaaagttgggagagtagaaaatgaagatactcatatctcccatgagcaaatggtggtacaagcacaagatgttgatgccccacaacctcctcctcaagtggtcaatagaagaaatacacctctcctacaagatcatccacaagatctcatcatagggagtccaacaaagggggtgatgacttgatctcaaaaacttacttcatttattgctcatcactcctttgtctcttgctatgagcctaccaaggtagaagatgctcttaaagatccggattggatcaatgccatgcatgaagagttgaacaacttcactcacaatgaagtttggaatcttgaagagcgaccaaaagatgcaagagttattggaacaaagtgggtgttccgcaacaaacaagatgatcaaggtgttgttgtgaggaacaaggcaagactagtggcaaaggggttctctcaagttgaaggtctagattttggagaaacctttgcaccggttgcaagattagaagccatccgtatccttcttgcatatgcatcacatcatgaaatgaaactatatcaaatggatgtgaaaagtgcattcttaaatggctttattaatgaactagtctatgttgatcaacctcccgagtttgaagaccctagatatcctaatcatgtttataggttgtacaaggcactatatgggcttaagcaagccccaagagcttggtatgagcgccttcgggacttccttattgaaaagggcttcaccattgggaaggtcgacaccacactattcaccaagaagcttgatgggcatatctttatttgtcaagtatatgttgatgatatcatctttggatcatcaaatgaagactcttgcaaagaatttggtgaattgatgtctaaggagttcgagatgtcaatgattggtgagcttacattctttctcggttttcaagtcaagcaaatgaaagaaggcatattcatctctcaagagaaatacacaaaagatcttctcaagagattcaagatggatgaatgtaagccaatcaagaccccaatgcctaccaatggacatctcgacctagatgagggaggtaactcggttgatcaaactctctaccgttctatgattggtagcttgttatatttaaccgcatctaggcccgacatcatgtttagtgtgtgtatgtgtgctagatttcaagctagtcctaaggaaacacatttaattgccgtaaaaagaatccttaggtatcttaagcacacaccaagcataggcctttggtatcccaaaggagctttatttgaattaattggctattccgattcggactacgccggatgcaaagttgatagaaagagcacatccggagggtgccatttgcttggtagatcacttgtgtcttggtcctccaagaaacaaaatagtgtggctttgtccaccgccgaagcggaatacattgccgcgggtgcttgttgtgcacaaatattatacatgaaacaaactttactagactatggagtagttctagagaaagtacctcttttgtgcgataatgaaagtgcggtaaaacttgcaaataatccggttcaacactctcgcaccaagcatatagatatccgccatcactttctaagagatcatgtagctaaaaatgatatatcactagaaggtgtaagatccgaagatcaattagcggatatcttcactaaaccgctagatgaagctacattttgtagattgcggaatgagctcaatgtacttgattttagtaacttcactaaaaattgagcttgtgttgtcccttgcattcattgtaatatacaacatgtttaatttgtggcaatgcatatagggcttgtctaacatggttaagataaccgccgaaaagcgtgtgaagaagcttaaccatggatcaaacttgacaagcaactagatttacttacaagcattacatatgcatgaatgttgttttgtcgttttgttccatttgccctcttgttgcctagtttcttaaaaagaattatagcctaaggcaaaatattttgaaaaatatgagggtttgagagaggtcactcacatcagtcccaattggtgtttatttggatcttattcaagttgggacttgattgggaacaggcagcgcaaaggaaggttgaaggattgctggaaaaggtgcaccggacgctgcaccggacgctgctgtccagcgtccggtcagttcacaggaggtgaactgctgttgaaggagtgaccggacgctgtgtctgtgcgtccggtcagaaagggctcagcgtccggtcgatcggaggatgacaaagttaaactgaccggaccctgcctgcgtccggtcatggaccaccggacgcgtccggtcgcgattccagaggatttggacctctctggaatcgaccggacactgggtggtagcgtccggtcgctaccaccggagcgtccggtcagtggatctcgcgcgacttcaagtctcttttcggtttccttttcTATCGTGTTTGGGGCTTTATAAATCCGGACCTTCAGTTCACCTGCCTTGACCTAACCAGCGCCTCCGTGAGCCCGCAACCAAGCCGCCACCTCCTGCCTAGCCGCGCCGCCGTAGCCTCGCTCGCcagccctagcccgagcagccgcaCGCCGCTgcagcctcgccgcgccaccacgccTGCCCAGCCGCGCGCCACCACGCCTGCCCAGCCGTGCGCCTCCGTGCCCCTGTCCCGCGCCACCACCGGTCCGTCGCAACcaagcgccgccgagctccggccctgccttgcctctgctcagtgcctcgccggcctcctcgcgcCCTAGCTCGTTGCTTCATCGTTGCCAAGGCTGCCAATCTTCGCCGCTCTTGCCCTATCCTTCCATTGTTTGGTAAGGAAAATCTTGtggttcaatcttgatctccaaattgtgacctagatcaaattctaaatacattgattccccattgcattcagggcgtttgacctaaccctaaccggttccgagatcccccacgtgacgtcttatctattctcggatcgctgatcgtcaggtagaaagccactcgattcaagttcacatctaaaattgctttctctattaggatttcgcatctattagatatatggtatttatttgtatatccatctattctatcgtgcagcgagtcggttccgttgtgtttcaattggcagttggcagttaactcggagccaagctcgtgagtaaggatcgaggccaagcctcgaaagcgacagtttgacagttgatcttcatcagcgtcagttcaccatcttgtctgttcagatggctcgcaccaagaatgttggtggtggcccaggtgaagatgatcggaggcccccgcctcgtcagccagctggatccaagggcaaatcaaccaagcaagtaacatccaagaagcggaagtaccccgacgcagagacagcgagagcagcagctgttgcagaggccgcagagcgtgccgagagaggtggcacccgcagcggagttgtcattgcagatcagccagtttcacccgcagtcagagctgcgattgaggaggttgagcgtcgtcatggtagtccagcagggactgccacgtttgtaggacgacgggttgccattgaggagggtccgtcagcacagcagcagcctccaccagcagagcctcagctagcccaggagactcaggagagtcaggagaccgagccggcacctcagctacgccgctcgagtcgtaccagtgctgcagttccaccaaggccagctacacggcgcaggggttcacgccctccgcccagaccacagggtccgcctccagtggttcacctcgacttgagggccgctacagccaggcaggttcagcagctgtggtttgttgagtttgaggtttggttccctccgaggagggatgagagagcagctgaggggttctacacgccactgcaggaggatttctacaatgcatatctaaacagtggggcagtgttcagatcacagagggtctgtccgatagagtccattgtggcagcagccggagagggcattcggcaatacttgtcatatttgccaggactgtcagatctgattggacggacagggatatatgtaccttcttgggttcgtcagttttatgcctcgctctacatcgatcctcatcacagattcattcactttgccttcaacggcaaagactatagagtgacgagtagcagggccagagagatattgagactacaggagcagcctgtaaggttgcatgaggtttgctatggacatcaggagcctcccaggcgtcctcatggagggttggtgccccctacagacttagtgcgccattgcttcaaggagccatttggtgaggggtcgagcaggaaccccagtgacttgactcctacagcgaggatactagaggccatcattaggaggacactgcttcccaggttgggatacagggagggcctgactcgcttacagctctggcttctcaatgccatcatgcagatgacagtgtttgacatctgggacctccttcttttagagatggaggatactatagctgagggattcaagggtcgcaggcagcttccctatgctcactggatcacgttcctcatccgtagagttgtgattgataagccccctggcatgatggatgagtatacaggtgccactacagagttcctagcttacaacctgtcacagaggatcagacacgccactcctcaggcacccagtcagcctagccatcgccccgatgtgccagagtctgcagctcagcaggacgagatcatcagagggattgcagccactgaggaggaggagctagaggcacagcagggagtgagtgagtacagtgacagctctgacaacgactaccagcctatacctcagatgcctccacgcagacacaatgcagaggccggtagctccagttctgctccacctgctccacagacagaccccgctctcattgctattcttgagcggatgcagcaggatcagacacgacaggcacaggagacagctacaaacttcgcacagtttcaggcttgtcaggacgagttttagcagcagcagcagctccttcagcaccagcagttactcatgcagcagcagctcatgggattcatacagcatgtagtgacaaccattgggattccactgccacagacttcgccccagcttgcacagcctcctaccacttcgacgactccagcagtatagcccatcgggcttcagagtcagggacagcctctagctcagtttacttcacctcctgtacaggtgtcccagtggttagcttcacctggtatagccccgcagttcactccttatcacacgggtttctcaccagagcagacttcctcgctattcgtgcctgagtcgtcagtctccaggagtcttggagcatcattcagcgagttgaccggcatgcctactccgcctcacatgcattctgccggtccgtctacagcagctccagctatcatgaccacttagaggctcccctcgtctgtcgcctcgtcagatcctacgatagacatacttgcagcttcacaggcagcaccagccccagctcagacccagaccgcttcagcgacacttcctgcttcagagggtcagtcagttcagagctcagggtcagatgatgatggcgcccagttccatcttgctccacgtacttcagcgcccgactcgtccgctgcagccccgccgaccgacccttaggttttggtgtttgacgccaaagggggagagggtttgtgtatgtagacttagggggagcgagttttagggggagctagttatctagtattagcttattatatacatttggagttttatttgtgtgatacactattacttatgcattcgtgtgttttctttcatgcatactattatatatacatgtgatagtgctatctacatgattgtgatatttgacatgtgtgatttctactttgctttatctatatgtcatatcacttgtggaatgctcatttgcttttgcttccgcgtttttactttgaagcaaatgagctttgttatttgtactcatgcttaattcatatcctttgagtacattgtgttggcttgggtcatataagcttgattaactcttttgttcttattgacaaaagcttatatgaaccaagcccgtcaaaaacctcactccataacatactcgaggtggtattgtcatcaatcaccaaaaagggggagattgaaagcatctaggcccctagttggatttcggtgattaatgtcaatacaaagattactatgactaacgtgtgttttgcagagacaattaagttaggtcatggtaatggagatcgattgggcaatcgagattgtcatgcccctacgatggaaatcgtttcggttttcaaaggatggacgacaaggttaaggataactagttctaagtgtcgattgaagttggagagacacttagagtagtttaggactttgttttttcctttggccgtactatgaaggggggtatgaacgggtagcttgacctagttgagtctagtgagttaggtgtggtgcacacttgttaaaactagctctaggtagctcctatgaatgcctaagatcctttggagcaaacttcattcacatatgttcggaagttggaagtgaatggagggtcaaatactgaccggacgctggctccggtgcgaccggacgctggccgcagggtccggtcagttcatttgaccgagaagatcaagtctggtgtgaccggacgctgggaggtcatgtgaccgaacgctgagggccagcgtccggtcaactccagtaagggtccagacttggaaaagtgcgaccggacgcgtccggtcagtgtgaccggaccctgagtatccagcgtccagtcgtttacagtaagcatccaagagcgaccggacgcgttcggtcggtactgaccggaccctgacagcgtccgatcatcacttgaatgctggttcgcgggttgaactgaccggagcgtccggtcatcacgaccggagcgtccggtcatcccgcagaagctcataacggttcgtttttcaggctggcttataaatagaagctccactcgtgagtggagcatcctttgctcattccaacagctgagaaacacgtttgtgagtgccaagaagagcaagatcctagtgaggtgtttatgatttgagaatccaagagagtagcctcactagcaaatcaagagtagcaaagtgtgcatccatcttcttattaggcttcgcgtggtcaagtgagagttcgtgcttgttactcttggtgatcgccatcacctagacggcttggtggtgattgggagtttggtgttcacccggcggagcttgtgggtgacccaactcaagttgtgagcggctttgggtgattcgccgcgacggagtgtcgaagaatcaacccgtagagagcacttgatccttgcgcggatcaagggggagctacacccttgcgtgggtgctccaacgaggactagtggggagtggcgactctccgatacctcggcaaaacatcgccgcgttcctttctctctctacttactttgagctcttactttgagtatttactttgagcaaattcaatacttgttttacatccatagaattgcttgctagagtaagtttgcaacataggttgagaggttgttgtgcattagtttgattcaaacacttttctaggcacaaggggttaattgggctatccgtaggatttgattattgcaagagaatt
This sequence is a window from Miscanthus floridulus cultivar M001 chromosome 10, ASM1932011v1, whole genome shotgun sequence. Protein-coding genes within it:
- the LOC136488540 gene encoding uncharacterized protein, whose protein sequence is MSDILIKFLSSPSSSEDDLPAHQSSEEDVSSDDWMPSNYSSPWTSEKEDPEEEDEDEEDDTDADADADDNDDSDSNSDFDSLPPKRASVGLDYGPRVHLYIWKLKAEANVTTNEEHLQEEEEIMPQFTCLDLTSASVSPQPSRHLLPSRAAVASLASPSPSSRTPLQPRRATTPAQPRATTPAQPCASVPLSRATTGPSQPSAAELRPCLASAQCLAGLLAP